ttttaacatgatcTTTGGTGAAGcagttatttttacatttttacaggGACCTGAAACCGGAGAACATTTTGCTGGACAGTGAGGGACATGTGAAGCTGACCGACTTTGGACTCTGTAAAGAAGGTGTGGCCGTGGGTGGGCTCATGCATACGttctgcgggactccggagtaCCTCGCCCCAGAAGTGCTCCAGGGTCACACGTACACTCCCGCAGTGGACTGGTGGGGACTCGGCAGCGTGCTTTTTGAGATGCTATACGGACTTGTGAGTGCTTTTTAGCAATGCAAActatattatattttcaaattcaacatCTTTTCTCGTTTTTGGTGTGTCAGCCTCCATTTTACAGCAATAGCAAAACAGTGATGTTTGACAAGATACTCAACGCACCTCTTTGCCTGCGTAGTGGAACATCTGAGGCGGCCTGCTCGCTATTAACGGGTTTACTGGAGAGGAAGGTCTCCAGACGCTTGGGGGAAAGCCGTGACATAGTAAGAGACATCTGGagattttaaatatataaacaatCACAATGAAATTAATTTCTCGTATATCAGGTGGAGCTGCAGGAACATCCATTTTTTGCGTCCATCAACTGGGATGACCTACTGGCTAAGAAAATCACACCTCCCTTCATCCCCAATGTGGTAATTTTACAATGAGAATTTTTTCATATACTGAATTTACTGTTATGATCTTGAGTGTCCGTCCACTGCCTTCGCAGACGAGTCCTTGCGACATCAGCTACATCGACCCCGAGTTCACGCTACAACCCGTGCCCGCTTCCATGAATGACAGATGCCAAGATGGCGGGACGAGTGAAGCCTTTGTAGGATTCTCCTACATGAACACTACATGAGCTACTTTCATCAAGTGGATGTAGCAGCAGTTGtacaaagtatttattttttttctatgtcaCTGACAGTGTCGTGGCTCACTCGCCTGAATGTGGATTTATTTTCCGTAATTCCGAAACGGGGAACGTTATGGTGGTTGTATTGAGTGATGTATAACGGCAAAATAAGTAAAGTCTCTTGAGAATGTCCAAATACTTTTTCGGTCAATGAGGAAACATCAATGAACAAAACGTACCTTTCGGACATTTAATAGACGGTGAAGGTAACATAGCTTTTTTCATCCTGGCATGCAAAGTAAGCAATCAGCTGACCATTGCAGATCATCAGAAACAAGCCGCTACctgtgcaaaaacaaagagaaaatcTCATTTATGCACATTTATACATTAAGAATCGGTTTTCGTTCATCTCACCTAAGGCCAACCACCACTGCCATGCCAGGGGAAACTCCAGCATcactgaaaaatgaaatatagctataataattatataataagCTTCATAGCCTAACCTCACCCAATTTACCAAGGCTGGTGATGAAGATGTGCAGACAAGTGACCGTTAGAGCGTAGTCCCACACTCTCCTCTTCACCACAGCGGCAAACAGCAAGCCACTGCTGAAGTAAGTGAGCTCCAAGGACAACAGGTTGACTGGcacgcaaagaaaaaaaaaacagtcaaggTAGACAATCTGGTTTGTTGGGTAACATCCTGGCTAACTGCCTTCTGTGAGCTCACCCAAGTATTTCGAGACAGAATCCTCCGGCTTGGTCTTGAAGTCGAAAGGGATCCGTCCATCGAAGTCATCCAACCTATGTTAAGTTTAGTTACAAATAATATCGCACATGAGAGTAAGTGTTTTGGAGTTTACTATTATTTATCTTTAGGTTCATGTGAGTGAGGTCTTCTCACCTGAAGGCACCGAAACAAATACTGCAGATCATGTAAAACAGAGAGTAGAAGATGAGCAGGCAGAGCAGCAGGTTGAGGAATACGGTCTGGTGATTGGAAACAGAGATGTTAATGCTAATtaataggggaaaaaaacatctataaATCTAATTACATTAAATATGTATTCATATATACTTTTTTGTGACAGTTTTGTTTGGTAAAGTGCCACTGGATATTTGCAAAATAGGCGCTTTGGGTTTTGTAACATTTCCTCAAATGCAGTATCCAAAATATTAGGCACAGCTCTCAGTATAATCTCGAACAATGGCAGTCAATGAGAAGAAAGCATTATTGTGCATTTGATCCTCTTAGGTGTGATTGCTTCTCTGTCAAACCCCTAACCTGCAAAATGCTAGTCACATCACAATATGACGTCACTGGCACTGCCATTGTAAAGctgaaatgtcaacatttagAGTTGTGTTTGGCTGTTTTACCTTCGTGTCGACCGCTTTGCTTTTGAATGCCATTTCATGGTGTCTTCGCGTCAGCACGATAATGCGTGAGCCGTGAGGTGAGGATGGCTGCGGGGATTGCAGTCCAAATACACCGCCCCCACCTCATCACCCTGATCCTCCCGTCATCCGCTCTCTTCTACGGTCATCTACCGCCACCTAGAGGCCAAACCATGACACGACCGAGCGTGAGCCGCCCGCTTCTCTTCACTGCACTAAAATGAACTCACCTCACCccagaaaaaaagcagcacgGCCCTTTGTTCGATCAAATCACATGTTTCAATCACAGaatgcacaaaataaacacacgaCGCGTGTTTTTAATGCATGTCAACAAATCGCCGTGATTCTACGAGCGAGAGCGCGTCGTAGCGATTTGCAGCCATTATGGACGATCGTGCAGGTTAAATGAGGATACTTTGGGTACATGTACAACTAAGCAAGCGAAAATAAAGCATCTGCGGGAGGTTAATTCATTCGTTTTGAGACATTTGTACCCGCAATGAGAGCTAGTAACTGTACTCGGGTTACGTTACGACCCCGACGCGTTGCGTAAGAATTAGACGCTATGTaccgttgttgttttgttcgactttttccattttggaaCGGGGGGCAAAATTTCTTTCCACACATGCATCCACGTAACTGCACATGTGCTGCGCACGCGTTGCTAAATAACACACCAAATCCGAGGAATATAGCACGTGAGCGTTCACAAGGTCAGATTCCACTGCACTGCCGTGCAATAAGTATAACATATAGATGAGATGAAGTAGAATATGACGGAATTgcagtttgttgttgttaacgGCAGACAATGCGAACATGCAACCGCAAATAAGCTCGCTCAGGTCGACCGGTTGCACGTATGTGACGACGCCCGTGAAAGTGACTCCCCAGTGGGCTGTGTGAAAAGCGCACACCGGTCAaagcgtgtgtatgtgcgcgtgtgttgCATTGACCACTGATCGTaaagtgaactttttttttttcccccttcgaACACAAACTTGTCGGTAGCGCATCTTCCGCGCATGCGCAGCCTCCTCTGCTTGAAATAAGAGTTAAAAGAGAAACGAGGTGAGttccacatttttgtttaaaaacacaattctTTACTAAGGGCAATTTAATTGTAAGTTAGGGGCGCtttgtttgaatgaaatcCGATGTCGTTTCTGCACGCAGGCGTCAGTTTGCGTTATTTTCCCTACTCCGGTTTGTGAAACGGTGAGAATAAATCGTTTTTCAAGTTTCTATTGAAGAATTTAATCGTGGAACAATGCTGAATGTGGTGTCAGTTGCGCATTGTTATTATCAGTCTAAATGCTGATGTGAGGCATATTGGTAACGTCTTTTTGCTATTGTTATTAACCGGGAAACTTATTTATTACGGCTTGCCCTTAGCTGGCTGCATCCTATCCCGATGCTAATGCTAGTCAGAGCGAAGCTAGCTGACAGTTAGCTTTGTGTCGGCGCTAAGCTAGCCGAGCTGGGGCTGACATTCCGTGACAACAAAGTGCAGAAAATAATCGAGGCGACGGAAAACAAGCCGCCGGGAAATTACCGGGCGAGCGTCGGCCCTTGTTCGACGCCCCTGCACGGCTCATGTGTGTTGTTTCGAGGCGTAACTTGAGTAATTTACATAGTTTAGAACGTGTTGGTTGGCCTCTTCCCACCCCCCCACTGCTCCGCCATTTTGTACCAAGACGAATGCTAATCACGGGGCGCTCTTGCCTCCACTTTTATTTATggcaggaataaaaaaaaaacataagctGCCGTGTACTAAGTCAAACTTAACACGCACGTATTGTCCCACCTACGTTAGTTACTTTTCTTCAGGTTGAGGCCCTTAAACCGCCCAAAAACATCATCTTATTCCCAGCGTTGACCCTGCGTCAGGACTAAAACGTTATATCGCAATAGAAATCCGATTAAAACGATGACAAGTTGAACCAGTCGGCGTGGAAAGCTGCGTTCTTTTAGAAAGTGCTAAATAAACCGAGCCGTCGCTTGTTTAGGTAAAAGCAAAGAGACGTCTTTAAGAGATACTGTTAAAACGAGGAAAATATGAACTTATGTGCTTAACTCCAAGTCGGGACCTGTTTTCTTGTGTTTACCATTAAACGGGGTGTTGATTTGCTCTATTGGGCCGCTTTGTCAACGCAATTCCCTGCTAGTTGGCCGGCAATAAGAGTCTTATTAGTGAATGTTTTGTGTGGAATCCAAGTGCATGGTGGATCATGCGAGCCAACACACAGTCGCCATCAAGCGGTGATGTTGCAAATTGCTGTTTACAAGTGCAGGTCGCGTTTGCATGCCAAGTCAATGCGGCCACTGACAAGCAATAAAGTTAAAAGGGACAATAGTAGGAGTCGAAGCTATATAGGAGTATGCATattgagattttgtttttgttgctgtatttctgtctttaGTTGCAGGGATTTGTAGGGATCTGGAATGGCTGACACTCCACCCTGTGACGGTCCTTCACAAGGTGCTGAATTTGACATGATGGGCGCTCTGGACTGGAAGGATGGCATTGCAACGTTGCCAGGAAGCGACATCAAGGTAAAGACAATTTGTTTAACTAGTTTACATTGTGGACTAGGAGTTAGCATGACTGCCTCATAGTTCACTTTGGGGTTTTGTGTCTTGGATTTGTTCTGAGTGTAAGTGGTTGGTTGATTCTTCAGGTCAGCCTGAATCTAATTTGTGTTCTTTAGTTCCGCATGACAGAGTTTGGCACACTCGAGATTGTGACAGACGTAGAAATGAAAGGGCAGCAGCCGGCGCCTAAAAAGGAGGTTTTGGACCCGGTGCCATCTCACAGTCCCACACCGCCACCTGAGGGTCAATCGCAGACAAAACCAGTACCCCCACCAGCACCCGCACCAGCTAATAATATTCAGCCGGCATCCACTCAAGGGAAAGGTAAATATCATTTAGAGTGGTTCTTTGTAATTGCCCTGCCCGTTcccaccctttttttcttttttctacagCCGCTGGACCTGTTGTCCTGTCTTTGGAGGAGACCCCCACTCTTGAAAGTCCCAAAGTGGAAGTTGGTCCAAGTGTGGAAGTTGGCCCAAATGGGGAGCTGACTCAATGCCGAACCTGCGGCAGTCAAGTTGCCCGAGATTCTCTCCTACAGGGAAAGTTCTGCAGCCCAAACTGTGCCCAGCCCACCAGTGGAAGGTGCAACTCGCATGCccacgttttttcttttttttttcccacagtgaactgcattttttctgacaacagctttttttttttttccctcccttctTTAACTGTCCTATCCAGGTCATCTCCTGGAGAGCCCCGGGAGTGCCAAGTTGCTGAAAGCGAGACCTTAGGTAAACGCGTGcgtaaaaagagaaaaatctATATGGATTCTggtgatgaggaggaagacaacCAAGAGGAACCAGAGGTAAGAAACGTCCACCTTCCAGAGTTGCAACATCATGTGTGACAACGAGGTCACCGATCTTCTATTCTTCCAGGAGAAAGCCAAAACTACCAAAGGCAGGAGAGGAGCCAAAATAGCCAAACTTGGTACGTTTTGTGTGCTGCCATGATGAGGGCATGTCTataaattctttaaaaaaagccCAGAAATTGTCCCTAGAATCAAGGCTAACATTGCTTATTTACGCTTCAAGTACTTTATTTACAAACCATCATGGTCCATTACACGAGTTTTAATTAACAGCACTCGAGCTCTCAAATGGGCCAATTAAGAGACAATGCGGTTATCTACTGCCGCCGCCGTTCATTTCTATTTGTGTGACAGCTACAGCCCCACCGAACAAGAAGCGGGCATGGAGCTGGCCGGCCTACCTGGAGGAGGAGCGTGCCATCGCCGCTCCTGTCAAACTGTTCAAAGAGGTACCACTTCTTGTcgagaagcaaaaaaaaaaaaatcttcacctACCTCGACCAATCGTGCGCGTTCGTCCCGCAGTATCAGTCGGTTCCTCAAAGCCGGAACAGCTTTAAGGTGGGGATGAAGCTGGAGGGGCTGGATCCGTGTCACCCGTCTCTCTTTTGTGTGCTCACCGTGGCAGAGGTAAGGCGGACGTTTGTTTGGTCCGATGTTTCCTAACCTGTATCAAGCCAAGGCATATATTTGAcgtaaaaaaaaggatatgAGCGTGAACTGACACCGTATGAACAGATCCAAGGCTATCGAGTGAGGCTTCACTTTGACGGCTACCCGGAGTGCTACGACTTCTGGGCCAACGCAGACTCGTGGGATTTGAAACCGGCAGGCTGGTGTGAGAAAAATGGACACAAATTATTGTTGCCCAAAGGTAGTCACTTAGACGCACATGCaaggcatcttttttttttgggaagtaAACATCTATTTGTCTATTAGGTTGTAAAGACGGAGAGTTCAACTGGAGCATGTACGTGAAAAACTGCAGAGGTCAACTGGCCCCCAAGCACCTCTTCAAGAGCCTCAACACCGTGAGTGGCGCGCGCCCCGTCGGCATCCCGAGCCGACCCGCTGTCATTCCGACCCGTATCCGCCCTTTCAGTCGGTGACTCCCTCCGGATTTCGAGCGGGCATGAAGCTGGAGGCGGTGGACCGGAAGAACCCGTCGCTGATCTGCGTGGCAACCATCGCAGCTGTGGTGGACAACAGACTTCTCATTCACTTTGATAACTGGGACGACGCATATGATTATTGGTGAGATTAAATAACTGATTCAAGacatagaaaaaataaaaataaaaactgaggGAGCCGAACAGTTTCTGTCTACATTCATAAAAGACATTTGTGGTGGTTCTAGAATTTATTCCCTGACTCAATTTGCGCTCTGACCTGTGCGTAGGTGCGACGCAAGCAGTCCATACATCCACCCGGTAGGCTACTGCGAGGAGACCGAGCTCACTCTGACCACTCCAGCTGGTAAGACACAGAGCAAGACAAATGTGGGTCAGTATCAACTACTTTGCTGTTCTGTAAGGCCAAACTAATTCATCATTGCCTGCTGCCTTGCTTTTAACATGTTGATTTGACTCTGAAGGCCAAAAAGAATCCTAATTaggccactttttttttttcattgctaTTTCTTAAATGGGTATCATTTGGTTGGAATCGacgcaagtttttttttatatattataatattctTGACTTTGTTGAACAGTTTTGAAGAAGCGCAatattttgtatcatttttaaGGAAGGGCCTTgctgtaaaaacattttgaacgGGAAACAAATGCGTCTTTGTCTTTTGCTTCTAAAATATACCCATTTAGCAAAtaaacactcactcacttcaATTCTTTTGGGCTTGCGTTACACTCACTCACATTTGGAATACGATCCAACACAAGAACGTATCAAAAATTCTGCCTTTACATAAACATAATATTCAGTGGTGTCGAACTGCACTGCATTATAATGAGAGGCATGCCTATATTTAGCTGCAAAGGTATTACAAAGCTCTCAGTTTGACGCAGCTAAAAGGCAAGCGAATTTTTGATACAGCTTTGGATAGTTGGATTGCTCAAGTGTATCTAATTTTGTGTCGATCGCCATTCGTTTTCTTTAACCTATCGCAAGTTACGAATGGTAGGAACGCATGCTGCAGTCATTGTACACGTAGTTGTTAACAAACGTTCACgacaatgtttttgttaatTTGCTTTCACCAGAATATAAGCAACCTAAGAGTTTCTCCTGGGAGAAATATTTGGAAGAGACGGGCACACAGGCTGCTCCTGCTCGGGCTTTCAAACCGGtagggtgttttttttgggaaattcAGTATGCATCTAGTTTATAGCGAAGTGTTTTAacaatagcttttttttttttttttcccccgcagAGACCTCCACATGGCTTCCAGGTGGGAATGAAGTTGGAAGCTGTGGACAGAAGGAACCCCATGCTCATTCGTGTCGCCACAATCGCAGACACGGAAGACCACCGGCTTAAGGTAGAAAATGCACGCCGAGTCTCAAAATCACACTAAAGCACCATTAACCATTTTTTAGATCCATTTTGATGGCTGGAATCCAGATTATGACTTCTGGGTGGAGACCGACTGCCCCGACCTGCACCCTGTAGGCTGGTGTCATAAGACTGGACACTCTTTGCAGCACCCTAACAGTGAGAAACTTATCTTACTGTTCTTGTCAGCGTccaacaaaatgcaaatggcAATTCTTTTTCCCTGACTTCTCTGCAATTATCTTCCCAGGTGCTAATGATGTGAGTCCTCCAGGACAGGGATGTCCCACCCCAGGATGCAACGGAGTCGGCCACATCAGAGGACCTCGTTATGGAACACATTACACGTCAGTCCTGTttgatttttctcatttgagATCTTTTTTTGAATCGGATTCATTTGCGGACTCAGCTTAAGTCTGGCCATGTGCAGTCAGGTGAGCTGTCCCTACTCGGAGATGAATCTAAACAAAGAGAGCCTGCTCCCAGACCGTCTCAGCGGCGAGCGACCCCTCGTGCTCAGCGGCGCCCTCCCCCGCGGGCGGCGCCTCGAACCCAACTCAACTACTCCCACGCAGACCGCCTCCACGCCAGAACAGCCCGAGGCAGCCGACAACTCCCACACCAGGTTCGTCCCAACAGTGCTCCTCTTTGTGTTTGACATGCAGCACGATGAAGCCTGTACCTGACACTCAGTTGTCTCTGTTGCTAGGAAACCACTAGAGGTGGAAGCTGAGATTTCAGTTCGCAGTAGCCAGCCAGAGCCACTAGGAGGTGCCAGTGAGCAAAACCAAAATGGAACCAGACTCAAAAggttaataaaaaacaaaaaaaagccataaaGAATGAAATTCTAAGCTCTATCATTGTTCCTTTCAGGACTGCTTCGGTTCCCAAATATCTCAAAATGCACTACGTGAAAGAAGAGTCTGGTGATGGTAAAGGTTTGTGTCCTTTAAGTATGCAGACAACTTGCATGATGGCAGTCACTAAAATGTCTCTTGTCCTCTCTCGGCACAGCATCCCCAGACTCCATTTCCCTCCAGCAAGCCCTTCACGAGTCAGTGTTCTCCCCCGGCGTGTCTCCCGCTCCCCCCCACCGGGTGGCGCTATGCTGGGACAAACACTGTCAACTGCTGCCTGAGGTTCTGGGCCTCACCGCCAAGAGAGTGGCGGGATGGAGCACGGAGGAGGTCAGGTTTTGTTAAATCatccttctattttttttttgtcaatgtcAGATAACTGCGATCTACGTGCCGTGTGGAATGGGCTTGCTTACCTTTTGGATGTTTTTCAACCAGGTGTCCAGTTTTGTGAAAGGACTCCCAGGGTGTAAAGAACATGCTGCAACATTTAAAACAGAGGTAAGGCAACATTCTCAACAGCTTTTTGATTGTGGCGTGATATAGTTTATATGTTTAGAggtaaaatgtatttgtttcctCAAGCAAATAGACGGCGAGGCCTTTCTGCTACTCACCCAAACAGACATCGTCAAGATCCTGTCCATCAAGTTGGGCCCCGCCCTGAAGATTTATAACGCCATCCTCATGTTTAAGAGCGCCGATGAAGAGTAACTCTAAGGACTCCCAACAGAAACGTTTACAGAAAAGCCATCCGCTATAATAAGTTGCTCTCTTCTCAATTGACTTAACAACAGGGAGAGTTctttaattgtattgtttactgACACGTCAATTAACAGACACCTTGAAAAATGTTCCTGACATAGTTTGTGAAttgtccccaaaaaaaaatgtcagagcTTTCAAAGCTGGTTAACCAAGCACTTTAgttgcttgtgtttttttttatttttatgaatggcactgtttttttttattctctctctctccattaGAGAGCAAGTGAAAGCTGAGAACAGtatcaatgatttttttttgtgaagggtggggggaaaaaaaattcccttCCAACAAGGGccacttcatttttttatgacgTCCTCAGAGGGCTGTCTGAAAGTTAAAAACCATGCGGACAAAGGTATTTATTACTGTACATCTATATGGGAATTTTCAGGTTGCATTTGTTAGAAGTGCACGGCGGGCTGTAGGCCTTCCCCTCACTGGTCTAACTGGTGATTAAGAAAATTCCTGGTTTATAATTCTCATTGTTTTGATGGCACATGAATGtttcaaaaaaatcttttgccattataaatagaatgcagCTACACAAGGATTTGCTCCTGCTTGGTTATGCAAAGATTGAAGGcgaagaaaaatgtaaaaaaaaaaaaaaaaaaacgttgacGAGGCAACAAACTGTCGGTCACCAGTTTGGAATGTGTTACTTCGGTGCGTGTTTATATGCAAacagctttttatttatgtattctaATTTAAGGGTTAAGGGTATGCCGTCTTGGCTCTAAGGAGTGTGTGAGTGCTTGCGCAAGTTTGGGTATGAAATAAATGAGATGCACACTCCTTGACCTTTAATTTTAACACACGCTGACACTAAACATACACAATATAATATTTAGGGATAGAAAGCTGCCGAGTCTAGGTCacagtactttttttaaaataagcgTTTTaagatgctttttattttgaaattatttctgTTTCAATGCAAACTATGCTGATGATTTGGTATATGCTGCAGTTGAACATCTTCAAAGTTGAAactggggattttttttttttttttttcatttctagcCACGCTTCAAAACAACATCAGCAATGTGGGTAAGCTACAcaagttttatattttcagtATCAAACACTAGGAACTAATTGAATAGCACTGATGAACAgtatacatatttatttctCAAGTCTACAAAGGTAAGAGTCGCATCGAAGAAATTTATATAAAAtagtagaaaaaaatgttcatgttgTTGTGACTGATGGACACTTCAGTCTGGGGTCTCTGCGAGGATCCTGTGAAAGCAGAGGAATGCGGGCTGCTCCGCCAAGTTTTGAATGCTGTAGGCGTGGCCTGGATGGGCAACGCAAAAGGGAAGAGACGACCAAATGAATCATAAAAACCTGAGCTGGCCAATATGGCCTGAATGCAAAATCGTTGCGTGATGAGATTGAGTGCGACTGAAAATGCATGTGTTAGTTTCAAAAGCCGACTTTGCAACCCCAACCCTACTTCGAAACTCAAAGCCTAAAATTGTTGGCAATCAACCcagaataaaaaatgcaactaAAGTGACTTACCACACAGCACTGTGAAAGAATTGCCTGCGTGCACAAAAGATTCGACACAGTCAATGTTCAACTTGACGCAGCTCGTTAGTAGGAAAAATacctttttgggggggaaaagaaaaaaacaaatgtattcattgtTTTTCCCAATATTTGaacgagggaaaaaaaataataatctgacCATGGTAGCGCTGTGGTCTACCCACAAAGGTTTCTTCATGAAGGAGCTGAGCAGCATCTTCCCATGAGAGGAGTTCGAAAGACGCACGTCCTCCACGATGCCCATGGTTCCAGTTTTGTGGCAGTACCAGTCAAACTGGTCAGGGGAAACTGCCAAGTCTGCAAAGAACAATTCTTGTgcttggtaaaaaaaaaaaggctattgCGTTGACCACCATTTGTTGGTCAGTAAGTTCATAACAGTACACATACCAatttagaaacaaaaaaactaaactgGTCTTACTCCTGTTATCCTCTCGTATCAGGGTCGGGGAGAAGAGATGTTGGAGCCACTCGGTCAAGTCGTGCTTGTCCCTAGCCCGGAGGGTGCACGGCATAAGGGGAGGGGCACACAGGTCGGTAACGGACAGCTCGGCATGGAGAAGTCTGGTCGACGGGAGTTCTGGAATGAAGACCAGTCGCCGCTTAACTAACACCAGAACGTGTGTGTTGACTAAATAAACTCAATTTTATTCATGGGGTTAAAATCACTAACACCAAATATAAATGTCTCCAACTTAATTGTAACGTGGGTCAAATTTACCTGCATCATCGTGTGCGTGCAGTTCAATCATGGACGCCGGTCCGCTTTGTAATCTGGCCGCCGCCCCCGAAAGACACAAATCGTGAGCAAAGGAGACAAACACACCACGAGTGATTATCTGCTCTGTGCTTTCCTTACATGACCTGTGACGGACTTGTGCCGTCATCCCGTAGGCTCCCCTGATTTTCTTCCAAAGTAAAAGTCCCCCCGTTGCTGGGACTCGCACAATCGGGAGCGTAGACTTGCACGGCGACTTGGTGACTCTGAGCGGCACCTCTATTGACAGGTAAGGTCCGGCTGGAGACGTCCACAATGGGATTCGCTCTCCTCGTCTGCTCTTCGTCCTCAGTGCTTCGACTGGGCAGTGCCTGGCTGGCGCGTTTGTCCGATTTTGATGGTGGTCTGCTTAGTctcgcttttgttttcttgtcaaGTTTACGCCTCTCCTGACTCGGATGAAGAACCCGGTCGGGCGCCGCCTCCTCGGGCGTGACCGTGGCCTTCCACCACTCACTGGGTGGTCTTTTTGGCCGTTTGAACGACGGCTGCCCGAGAAATGTGGTTGAAGTCCACTGGATGGGCGGGATGGACGTTTTCTTACCGGCGCGCTGGTACACTTGCTGGAATATTTGATGCTctggaaaacacaaacatttggtTGGACGGACGGAAAAGGCTTTGGATGTTTGTATCGTACCTGACTTGCGGCTGTGGTCTCGCCGGTTGGATACCGGAGGACTGAAAAGCCGAGGAGGATCCGTGGTTTCCTCTTGCTCCTGATGATCTGCTTGTTCTGCTATGTCAGAGGTTAGCTCACTGGCAGATGGTTTCAGCAgggctttcttcttcttctttgtgtttttcacaTCCTTCTTGGTTGTACTTTTGAGGACATCCTTGGCCTTGGAGGATGACGCCGACGCGGCCTTGGGCGGTTCTCCCCGGTTGGCTTTTGGCTTCTTGACGTGGGGAGTCTCATTTCTCACCTCGGGCTGCTCCTCGTTTTGAGGCGCGCTCACCCACCACTCTCCGGGCGGGTTTCTTCTCCTTTTGCCAAGCACCTCATGCCACTCGGGGGAACTCCCGCTCGGAGCGGATTGATGGTTTCGTTCAACTGTTGTGGCCGGCGAATCCTCAGCAGGGTTCGGCTTTCCCGAGTCGAAATctgagagacaaaaaaacgCACTCGTCGACTTATTCAAAAGCAATGTCTAATGGTGAACATATGATAACGTTGAATTATTATGTATTGTATTATAGtaccattgttttgttttcattcataaatacaAGCGATTAGATTCCTTTTAATGTTTAAATTATTCAGAAAAGTTGATATAAAAACCAAAATAGAAGTACATATATGTTTTCTGCCCTAGCCAACTTGTATGATCGCTAAAATTCTTACCTGCCAATTCAACAGCTTGACGCTGTTCACCGCTGGGCTCCTGACGTCGTTCCTTAGTCC
This DNA window, taken from Syngnathus acus chromosome 16, fSynAcu1.2, whole genome shotgun sequence, encodes the following:
- the si:ch211-161h7.4 gene encoding serine/arginine repetitive matrix protein 1 isoform X1, which gives rise to MEDARQYKQKGARKKLRYQNSMQNAPKEKRRGRLSIGDIDRIFDDVDSPIHLLPLTVQLSESDIEENDVARRATPQAVKAKPAMSHKELFHPATRSPSPELNIGHVKTSSPLEENTGLTSAQAETNDKGEVLSPILGDCGGSTLTITFASDNHKGSPTVSDENSQKQASSKSAQEEPSMSTAEEDHVDVHRESTEESVQLPVKKNIWAFLQKVRESSQPRSKLRTPMPVKAPTPPPEVEEDFLILEDDETILFSIPTKRTLKQQPQKESRSDKGALMDSCRDTEHSSKNLLKEPTARKKTPQREKKKEPKHRNTSNKKNPRKMADEQPQVAAGSSTDDQRVRPSSEVKTSSKARRKNPESSGPAAKVKRTKERRQEPSGEQRQAVELADFDSGKPNPAEDSPATTVERNHQSAPSGSSPEWHEVLGKRRRNPPGEWWVSAPQNEEQPEVRNETPHVKKPKANRGEPPKAASASSSKAKDVLKSTTKKDVKNTKKKKKALLKPSASELTSDIAEQADHQEQEETTDPPRLFSPPVSNRRDHSRKSEHQIFQQVYQRAGKKTSIPPIQWTSTTFLGQPSFKRPKRPPSEWWKATVTPEEAAPDRVLHPSQERRKLDKKTKARLSRPPSKSDKRASQALPSRSTEDEEQTRRANPIVDVSSRTLPVNRGAAQSHQVAVQVYAPDCASPSNGGTFTLEENQGSLRDDGTSPSQVILQSGPASMIELHAHDDAELPSTRLLHAELSVTDLCAPPLMPCTLRARDKHDLTEWLQHLFSPTLIREDNRNLAVSPDQFDWYCHKTGTMGIVEDVRLSNSSHGKMLLSSFMKKPLWVDHSATMVFFLLTSCVKLNIDCVESFVHAGNSFTVLCGHAYSIQNLAEQPAFLCFHRILAETPD
- the si:ch211-161h7.4 gene encoding serine/arginine repetitive matrix protein 1 isoform X2, whose protein sequence is MEDARQYKQKGARKKLRYQNSMQNAPKEKRRGRLSIGDIDRIFDDVDSPIHLLPLTVQLSESDIEENDVARRATPQAVKAKPAMSHKELFHPATRSPSPELNIGHVKTSSPLEENTGLTSAQAETNDKGEVLSPILGDCGGSTLTITFASDNHKGSPTVSDENSQKQASSKSAQEEPSMSTAEEDHVDVHRESTEESVQLPVKKNIWAFLQKVRESSQPRSKLTPMPVKAPTPPPEVEEDFLILEDDETILFSIPTKRTLKQQPQKESRSDKGALMDSCRDTEHSSKNLLKEPTARKKTPQREKKKEPKHRNTSNKKNPRKMADEQPQVAAGSSTDDQRVRPSSEVKTSSKARRKNPESSGPAAKVKRTKERRQEPSGEQRQAVELADFDSGKPNPAEDSPATTVERNHQSAPSGSSPEWHEVLGKRRRNPPGEWWVSAPQNEEQPEVRNETPHVKKPKANRGEPPKAASASSSKAKDVLKSTTKKDVKNTKKKKKALLKPSASELTSDIAEQADHQEQEETTDPPRLFSPPVSNRRDHSRKSEHQIFQQVYQRAGKKTSIPPIQWTSTTFLGQPSFKRPKRPPSEWWKATVTPEEAAPDRVLHPSQERRKLDKKTKARLSRPPSKSDKRASQALPSRSTEDEEQTRRANPIVDVSSRTLPVNRGAAQSHQVAVQVYAPDCASPSNGGTFTLEENQGSLRDDGTSPSQVILQSGPASMIELHAHDDAELPSTRLLHAELSVTDLCAPPLMPCTLRARDKHDLTEWLQHLFSPTLIREDNRNLAVSPDQFDWYCHKTGTMGIVEDVRLSNSSHGKMLLSSFMKKPLWVDHSATMVFFLLTSCVKLNIDCVESFVHAGNSFTVLCGHAYSIQNLAEQPAFLCFHRILAETPD